One Gaiella occulta genomic region harbors:
- a CDS encoding MFS transporter produces MGVPLRVRLGPLQERDFRLLFAGTTITTIGDRLASIALAFAVLDAGSVTDLGVVLGVRQAVEAVVLIFGGVLSDRMPRNLVLVGASLLQGAAQAATAAVVLTGGSSLAWLVALQAVYGVGAGMVVPAEVGLVPQTVSAPRLQEANAMQGMSRNLVGVLGPASGGVLVALASPGVALGVDAASFVVCAALLARIRVTPRAAALVRTTYLRELRDGWREFRSHSWLWSTVGVFGLSNMFYVGCWAVLGPEIANRELGGAGAWALILSAGGVGAVLGGVVALRYRPARPLLASVLAPMPMTLPLVGLALGWPPWLIAAVNVASGVGLSVHMTLWFTVFQREIPEHAQSRVSSYDALGSFVLIPLGMAFVGPVAVVAGVDATLWLAVAVFVVATAVIASVPSVRAMRAPQAAVAAAA; encoded by the coding sequence ATGGGTGTGCCGCTTCGCGTAAGGCTCGGTCCGCTGCAGGAGCGCGACTTCCGCCTGCTCTTCGCCGGCACGACGATCACGACGATCGGAGACCGGCTCGCCTCCATCGCGCTCGCGTTCGCCGTCCTCGACGCGGGCTCGGTGACGGATCTCGGGGTCGTGCTGGGCGTGCGGCAGGCGGTCGAGGCGGTCGTGCTCATCTTCGGCGGCGTTCTCTCCGACCGCATGCCGCGCAACCTCGTCCTCGTCGGCGCGTCGCTCCTGCAAGGGGCGGCACAGGCGGCGACGGCGGCGGTCGTCCTCACGGGCGGCTCCTCGCTCGCGTGGCTCGTGGCTCTGCAGGCCGTCTACGGAGTCGGCGCGGGCATGGTCGTTCCGGCCGAGGTCGGGCTCGTGCCGCAGACGGTCAGCGCACCGCGCCTCCAGGAGGCGAACGCCATGCAGGGGATGTCGCGGAACCTCGTCGGCGTGCTCGGCCCGGCCTCCGGCGGCGTTCTCGTGGCGCTCGCGAGCCCGGGCGTCGCGCTCGGCGTCGACGCCGCCTCGTTCGTCGTCTGCGCGGCGCTGCTCGCGCGTATCCGGGTCACCCCGCGCGCCGCGGCGCTCGTGCGCACGACCTACCTGCGCGAGCTGCGCGACGGGTGGAGGGAGTTCCGGTCGCACAGCTGGCTCTGGTCGACCGTGGGCGTGTTCGGGCTCTCGAACATGTTCTACGTCGGCTGCTGGGCCGTCCTCGGGCCGGAGATCGCCAACCGGGAGCTCGGCGGCGCCGGCGCGTGGGCGCTCATCCTCAGCGCGGGCGGCGTCGGCGCGGTGCTCGGCGGCGTCGTCGCACTGCGCTACCGGCCGGCGCGGCCGCTGCTCGCTTCCGTGCTCGCGCCCATGCCGATGACGCTGCCGCTCGTCGGGCTCGCGCTCGGCTGGCCGCCGTGGCTGATAGCCGCGGTGAACGTCGCAAGCGGCGTCGGCCTGTCGGTGCACATGACCCTGTGGTTCACCGTCTTCCAGCGCGAGATCCCGGAGCACGCGCAGTCGCGCGTGAGCTCGTACGACGCGCTCGGCTCGTTCGTGCTGATCCCGTTGGGGATGGCGTTCGTCGGGCCGGTCGCGGTCGTCGCCGGCGTCGACGCGACGCTCTGGCTCGCGGTCGCGGTCTTCGTCGTGGCCACGGCGGTGATCGCGTCGGTCCCGTCGGTGCGGGCGATGCGCGCGCCGCAGGCGGCTGTCGCCGCCGCGGCGTGA
- a CDS encoding deoxyribonuclease IV produces the protein MLFGAHVSSSGGISRAIDRAEALGCDAVQVFTQSPRMWRPTEHAPDEAARFRARREEAGIGAVVCHALYLVNLASPDAAVYDKSVAAMRASLEAAAAIGAEGVVFHVGSHLGSGFEAGLERAVPALRGLLELTGDDLWLLMENSAGAGGTIGRSTDELAALFEALDRHPRLGVCLDSCHWYVSGVDVTAAAALDAAVADLDARIGLDRLRCLHVNDTKAELGSNRDRHASIGLGLMGEHLGVFLAHPAFQGLPAILETPGPDGNGPDAGEVRLLRELHARFAGA, from the coding sequence ATGCTCTTCGGCGCTCACGTCTCGTCCTCCGGGGGAATCTCCAGGGCGATCGACCGCGCCGAAGCGCTCGGCTGCGACGCGGTGCAGGTGTTCACCCAGAGCCCGCGCATGTGGCGCCCGACGGAGCACGCTCCGGACGAGGCGGCGCGCTTTCGCGCGCGCCGCGAGGAGGCGGGCATCGGCGCCGTCGTCTGTCACGCGCTCTACCTCGTCAACCTCGCGAGCCCCGACGCCGCCGTCTACGACAAGTCCGTGGCCGCGATGCGCGCCTCGCTCGAGGCGGCCGCCGCGATCGGCGCGGAGGGCGTCGTCTTCCACGTCGGCTCCCACCTCGGCTCCGGCTTCGAGGCGGGGCTCGAGCGCGCCGTGCCGGCCCTGCGCGGGCTGCTCGAGCTGACCGGCGACGATCTGTGGCTCCTGATGGAGAACTCCGCCGGCGCCGGCGGCACGATCGGCCGTTCCACGGACGAGCTCGCCGCGCTCTTCGAGGCGCTCGACCGCCACCCCCGGCTCGGCGTCTGCCTCGACTCGTGCCACTGGTACGTCTCCGGCGTCGACGTCACCGCCGCAGCGGCGCTGGACGCCGCCGTCGCCGATCTCGACGCGCGCATCGGGCTCGACCGGCTGCGCTGCCTGCACGTCAACGACACGAAGGCCGAGCTCGGCTCGAACCGCGACCGCCACGCCTCGATCGGCCTCGGGCTGATGGGCGAGCACCTCGGCGTCTTCCTCGCGCATCCCGCCTTCCAGGGACTGCCCGCGATTCTCGAGACACCCGGGCCCGACGGGAACGGGCCGGATGCCGGCGAGGTGCGGCTGCTGCGCGAGCTGCACGCGCGCTTTGCCGGCGCCTGA
- a CDS encoding glutamate--tRNA ligase, translated as MSVRVRMAPSPTGFLHIGGVRTFLFNWLYARGRGGECLLRIENTDTSREVAESVEQIERSLRWLGIEWDGATRFQLDGAERCRAEAARLVAEGKAYEDGGAVRIRMPREGVIDWDDAVKGHIEFPAAELEDMVILRSDGRPVYNFASPVDDWVDGITHVIRGDDHVSNTPKQIVVLRALGAEPPVYAHVPNVNGEDGRKLSKRHGAVSVDEFRAAGYVAPALMNFLALLGWAPDGETTIMSRDELIERFTLERVGVSPATFDYAKLDWMNGVYLREMPVDAYAGALVAFLRERGIDWDESRVRAAAPLVQEKIGRLGEFPDFAGFLFHDVEPDPSLLDERLLRAAEKALDGVAEWNAAEIEAALKGLCEDLGEKPRTVFGPIRVAVTGSRISPGLYESLELLGRDVALARIRAGAAVA; from the coding sequence ATGAGCGTCCGCGTGCGCATGGCCCCGAGCCCGACCGGCTTCCTCCATATCGGCGGGGTGCGGACGTTCCTGTTCAACTGGCTCTATGCGCGCGGACGCGGCGGCGAGTGCCTGCTGCGCATCGAGAACACCGACACGAGCCGCGAGGTGGCGGAGTCGGTGGAGCAGATCGAGCGCTCCCTGCGCTGGCTCGGGATCGAGTGGGACGGCGCCACCCGCTTCCAGCTCGACGGGGCGGAGCGCTGCCGCGCCGAGGCGGCCCGGCTCGTCGCCGAGGGCAAGGCGTACGAGGACGGCGGCGCGGTCCGGATCCGCATGCCGAGGGAGGGCGTGATCGACTGGGACGACGCCGTCAAGGGCCACATCGAGTTCCCCGCCGCCGAGCTCGAGGACATGGTCATCCTGCGCTCGGACGGCCGACCCGTCTACAACTTCGCCTCGCCGGTCGACGACTGGGTCGACGGCATCACCCATGTCATCCGGGGCGACGATCACGTCTCGAACACGCCGAAGCAGATCGTCGTGCTGCGGGCGCTCGGTGCCGAGCCGCCCGTCTACGCCCATGTGCCGAACGTGAACGGAGAGGACGGCAGGAAGCTCTCCAAGCGCCACGGCGCGGTCTCGGTCGACGAGTTCCGCGCCGCCGGCTACGTGGCGCCGGCGCTGATGAACTTCCTCGCGCTGCTCGGATGGGCGCCCGACGGCGAGACGACGATCATGTCCCGCGACGAGCTGATCGAGCGCTTCACGCTGGAGCGGGTCGGCGTCAGCCCCGCGACGTTCGACTACGCCAAGCTCGACTGGATGAACGGCGTCTACCTGAGGGAGATGCCCGTCGACGCCTACGCCGGCGCGCTCGTCGCCTTCCTGCGCGAGCGGGGCATCGACTGGGACGAGTCGCGCGTGCGTGCGGCCGCGCCGCTCGTGCAGGAGAAGATCGGGCGGCTGGGCGAGTTCCCCGACTTCGCCGGCTTCCTCTTCCACGACGTCGAGCCCGACCCGTCGCTCCTCGACGAGCGCCTTCTCCGCGCCGCGGAGAAGGCGCTCGACGGGGTGGCCGAGTGGAACGCCGCGGAGATCGAGGCTGCGCTGAAGGGGCTCTGCGAGGATCTCGGGGAGAAGCCGCGCACGGTGTTCGGCCCGATCAGGGTGGCCGTCACCGGCTCGCGCATCTCGCCCGGGCTCTACGAGAGCCTCGAGCTGCTCGGGCGGGACGTCGCGCTCGCCCGGATACGCGCGGGGGCCGCCGTCGCGTGA